A genomic stretch from Paraburkholderia dioscoreae includes:
- the oxlT gene encoding oxalate/formate MFS antiporter, with protein sequence MGHSDVSETGRTAFTHHRWIQLAIGIVCMGLVANLQYAWTLFVVPMDNAHHWGQAAIQSAFTIFIVTETWLVPVEGWLVDKFGPRPVVIGGSLCAALGWIIDAHASSLATLYVAAVIAGIGAGCVYGTCVGTALKWFPDKRGLAAGLTAAGFGAGAAVTVVPIADMIQRSGYQHTFMFFGIFQGVCILLLATMLIRPKPPATAVVAKRVVASKIDYTPGEMIRSPLFWVLYLMFVFVAAGGIIATAQLGPIAKEYGFAKLPVNLMGITLPLLTMTLSIDNLCNGFTRPLCGFLSDRIGRENTMFMIFLGEGVALLGLMQFGHNPYAFMFFAAAVFLCWGEIFSIFPATCADTFGSKYAAANAGTLYTAKGTASMLVPLASVLSANGGWSTVFIAAAVVSIAAAVSAKFILAPMRKRWIENSGAPAGVVIAEARLQPSSGGSPE encoded by the coding sequence ATGGGACATTCCGATGTATCGGAAACAGGCCGTACCGCGTTCACACATCACCGCTGGATCCAACTCGCGATCGGTATCGTCTGCATGGGGCTCGTCGCAAATCTGCAATATGCGTGGACGCTGTTCGTCGTCCCGATGGACAACGCCCACCATTGGGGACAAGCGGCGATCCAGAGCGCGTTCACGATCTTCATCGTTACCGAAACCTGGCTCGTGCCCGTGGAAGGCTGGCTCGTCGACAAGTTCGGGCCGCGCCCCGTCGTGATTGGCGGTTCACTGTGCGCGGCACTCGGCTGGATCATCGACGCGCATGCCAGCAGTCTGGCCACGCTGTACGTTGCGGCGGTCATCGCCGGTATCGGCGCGGGCTGCGTGTATGGCACGTGCGTGGGCACGGCGCTCAAATGGTTTCCGGACAAGCGCGGTCTCGCGGCGGGCTTGACTGCGGCAGGTTTCGGCGCCGGCGCGGCCGTCACCGTGGTTCCCATCGCCGACATGATCCAGCGTTCCGGCTATCAGCATACATTCATGTTCTTCGGCATTTTCCAGGGCGTCTGCATCCTGTTGCTCGCCACCATGCTGATACGGCCGAAACCGCCCGCCACCGCAGTCGTCGCTAAACGCGTGGTTGCAAGCAAGATCGACTACACACCTGGCGAGATGATCCGTTCGCCGCTCTTCTGGGTGCTGTATCTGATGTTCGTATTCGTCGCGGCCGGCGGCATCATTGCAACCGCGCAGCTCGGGCCGATTGCGAAGGAATACGGCTTTGCCAAACTGCCGGTGAATCTCATGGGCATCACGTTGCCGCTGCTCACCATGACGCTGTCGATCGACAACCTCTGCAACGGCTTCACCCGTCCCTTGTGCGGTTTTCTATCGGACCGCATAGGCCGCGAGAACACGATGTTCATGATCTTTCTCGGCGAAGGCGTCGCATTGCTGGGATTGATGCAGTTCGGCCACAACCCGTACGCATTCATGTTCTTCGCGGCTGCTGTCTTCCTGTGCTGGGGCGAGATCTTCTCGATCTTTCCCGCCACCTGCGCTGATACGTTCGGCAGCAAATACGCCGCAGCTAATGCCGGCACGCTTTATACCGCGAAGGGCACCGCTTCGATGCTGGTGCCGCTCGCATCGGTACTGTCGGCGAATGGCGGGTGGAGCACGGTGTTTATCGCGGCTGCCGTGGTGTCGATCGCGGCGGCCGTGTCCGCGAAGTTCATCCTCGCCCCCATGAGAAAGCGCTGGATCGAAAACTCGGGCGCGCCAGCCGGCGTGGTGATCGCTGAAGCGCGACTGCAGCCGTCCTCCGGCGGCTCGCCCGAATGA
- a CDS encoding DUF4148 domain-containing protein has protein sequence MKKTLVYLALAASALSAPVFAFAQSNAPVTRAEVRGDLVKLEQAGYNPAQGDDANYPTDILAAEAKVAAQTSQQQATQGYGGVAHDGSSSSGGPAHAAMHSTCVGPVSFCTPYFGN, from the coding sequence ATGAAAAAAACTCTTGTCTATCTCGCCCTCGCCGCAAGCGCCTTGTCCGCTCCGGTATTCGCGTTCGCGCAATCAAATGCTCCGGTGACACGCGCGGAAGTCCGCGGCGATCTGGTCAAGCTCGAACAGGCCGGCTACAACCCGGCCCAAGGCGACGACGCCAACTATCCGACCGATATCCTGGCTGCGGAGGCAAAGGTAGCGGCACAAACCAGTCAACAACAGGCTACGCAGGGCTATGGCGGTGTGGCGCATGACGGCAGTTCGTCGTCAGGTGGACCGGCGCACGCAGCGATGCATTCGACCTGCGTGGGTCCGGTCAGCTTCTGCACGCCGTACTTCGGCAACTGA
- a CDS encoding response regulator, translating to MIKVAISDAHGVVREGLHAILRCSGDFSVVGEAVDGASTLELARTTDAALLTLGLLMPGIHGLDLISLIKNENPALRVLVVTMRAEESFAARAFKAGASGYITKNCSATEFLDAARKVGAGGVYVSVAMADEFAHGLADMGSALPHQRLSAREFEVFLLIAAGESVAGIAEKLGLSAKTVSTHRTRILEKSSLANDAALVRYAVHHSLFEDDSREAL from the coding sequence GTGATCAAGGTCGCTATATCCGATGCGCACGGCGTCGTGCGTGAGGGTTTGCACGCGATTCTTCGATGCTCTGGGGACTTCAGTGTCGTCGGGGAGGCCGTGGATGGTGCAAGCACGCTTGAGCTCGCGAGAACCACGGATGCGGCTCTTCTGACGCTGGGTCTTCTGATGCCTGGCATCCACGGTCTTGATCTCATTTCGCTGATCAAGAACGAAAATCCCGCGCTGCGTGTTCTCGTCGTAACGATGCGGGCGGAGGAATCCTTTGCGGCGCGTGCATTCAAAGCCGGAGCATCCGGGTATATCACTAAAAACTGCTCGGCCACGGAATTCCTCGACGCGGCGAGAAAGGTTGGTGCGGGAGGCGTGTATGTGAGTGTTGCAATGGCCGATGAGTTCGCCCACGGCTTGGCCGATATGGGTTCCGCATTGCCTCACCAGCGCTTGTCGGCCCGTGAATTCGAGGTGTTTCTACTGATTGCGGCTGGCGAATCGGTGGCCGGTATCGCCGAAAAGCTAGGGTTGAGCGCCAAGACTGTCAGTACCCACAGGACGAGAATTCTGGAAAAGTCGAGCCTCGCCAATGACGCGGCGCTTGTGCGATACGCGGTGCACCATAGCCTCTTTGAGGATGACAGCCGCGAAGCACTCTAA
- a CDS encoding IclR family transcriptional regulator domain-containing protein, giving the protein MTSVKEPVNGQEGELTPEESADPSGKARAKEGMAGLAKGLAIIEAFGASTARMTVSDAAHLADLSRPAARRCLLTLVDLGYLAHDGKFFTPLPRMLRLGSAYLSTSSLTQIAQPLLTSARDELHESVSLAVLDEGYSVFIARAEAVRIVSTGVKLGGRLPAYCSATGRVLLSGLSEEEIRHHLDATPMKHLTTRTLATTNTVLRAIALAAQNGYAISNEELEIGMSAMAVPVRNRSGAIEAAVSVSVFSGRVSVETLEEKFLPVLKAVAARLQRAL; this is encoded by the coding sequence ATGACATCGGTCAAAGAACCTGTCAACGGGCAGGAAGGCGAATTGACGCCTGAAGAAAGTGCTGATCCGAGCGGTAAGGCACGTGCGAAAGAAGGGATGGCGGGCCTCGCCAAGGGATTGGCGATCATCGAGGCATTCGGTGCGTCGACTGCGCGCATGACCGTTTCGGACGCCGCGCATCTTGCGGACCTCAGCCGGCCGGCCGCGCGCCGCTGCCTGCTCACGCTTGTCGATCTCGGCTATCTCGCGCACGACGGCAAGTTCTTCACGCCACTGCCGCGCATGCTCAGACTGGGCAGCGCATACCTCAGCACGTCGTCGCTGACGCAGATCGCGCAACCGCTTCTCACGAGTGCGCGCGACGAATTGCACGAATCGGTATCGCTGGCGGTGCTGGACGAGGGCTACTCGGTATTCATTGCGCGCGCGGAGGCGGTGAGAATCGTGTCCACAGGCGTGAAGCTCGGCGGCAGACTGCCGGCCTATTGCTCGGCGACCGGCCGCGTTCTGCTGTCGGGTCTGTCAGAAGAGGAGATTCGCCACCATCTCGACGCGACGCCCATGAAGCATCTGACAACACGCACGCTCGCAACCACAAACACCGTGTTGCGGGCCATCGCACTCGCTGCACAAAACGGTTATGCGATCAGCAATGAGGAACTAGAAATTGGCATGTCCGCAATGGCGGTGCCGGTGAGAAATCGCAGCGGTGCGATCGAGGCCGCGGTCAGCGTGAGTGTGTTTTCCGGACGGGTCAGCGTGGAAACCCTGGAGGAGAAGTTCCTGCCTGTTTTGAAGGCTGTTGCCGCACGTCTGCAACGGGCACTTTAG
- a CDS encoding aromatic ring-hydroxylating dioxygenase subunit alpha: protein MPARRASITWPSEGLTRVPYALFQDEGVYADEQDAIFRGPNWSYLCLEAEVPNQGDFRSTFVGDAPVVVTRDTDGEIYAFENRCAHRGAMVCLEDQGNARDFSCVYHAWTYSLQGDLVGVAFKDGIDGKGGMKPDFCTGDHGLRKLRVATLHGLVFGSFSDDVPPLDEYLGEEIVERIARVLENRKPVVLGRFTQMLPNNWKLYFENVKDSYHASILHLFFTTFQLNRLSQRGGIIVDPSGGHHVSYSAVDHAAEAAEQRKATSDYADQKIRSESEHRLEDTSVLAGVDEFGDGVTLQILSVFPGFVLQQIQNAIAVRQILPRGTQQTELNWTYLGFEDDTPELREMRLRQSNLVGPAGYVSMEDGCVGGFVQRGIEGAGDGRSVIEMGGDSAESSASRVTEASIRGFWKAYRNAMGY from the coding sequence ATGCCGGCGCGGCGCGCCAGCATCACCTGGCCGTCCGAAGGACTGACGCGCGTGCCTTACGCGCTGTTCCAGGATGAAGGCGTGTACGCCGACGAACAGGACGCGATCTTCCGCGGTCCGAACTGGAGCTACCTGTGCCTCGAAGCGGAAGTGCCGAATCAGGGCGACTTTCGCAGCACATTCGTAGGCGACGCCCCGGTGGTCGTCACGCGCGACACCGACGGCGAAATCTATGCGTTCGAGAATCGCTGCGCGCATCGCGGCGCAATGGTTTGCCTTGAAGACCAGGGCAATGCCAGAGATTTCAGTTGCGTCTATCACGCATGGACCTACAGCCTGCAAGGCGATCTGGTAGGGGTGGCATTCAAGGACGGCATTGACGGCAAAGGCGGCATGAAGCCGGATTTCTGCACCGGCGATCACGGCTTGCGCAAGCTGCGTGTCGCAACGCTGCATGGCCTCGTGTTCGGCAGCTTTTCCGACGACGTCCCGCCGCTCGACGAGTACCTCGGCGAAGAGATCGTCGAGCGCATCGCGCGCGTGCTGGAGAACCGCAAGCCGGTCGTGCTCGGGCGATTCACACAAATGCTGCCGAACAACTGGAAACTCTACTTCGAGAACGTCAAGGACTCCTACCACGCGAGCATTCTGCATCTGTTCTTCACGACGTTTCAGCTCAACCGCCTGTCGCAGCGCGGCGGCATCATCGTCGATCCGAGCGGCGGTCACCACGTCAGCTACTCGGCTGTCGACCATGCCGCCGAAGCCGCGGAGCAACGGAAAGCCACCAGCGACTACGCGGATCAGAAAATCCGTTCGGAAAGCGAGCATCGCCTCGAAGACACTTCGGTGCTCGCCGGCGTGGACGAGTTCGGCGACGGCGTCACGCTGCAGATTCTCTCGGTATTTCCCGGCTTCGTGCTCCAGCAGATCCAGAACGCGATCGCGGTCCGCCAGATTCTGCCGCGCGGCACGCAGCAAACCGAATTGAACTGGACCTACCTCGGCTTCGAAGACGACACGCCCGAATTGCGCGAAATGCGCCTGCGCCAGTCGAATCTGGTCGGGCCGGCAGGTTACGTGTCGATGGAAGACGGATGCGTCGGCGGCTTCGTGCAACGCGGCATCGAAGGCGCGGGCGACGGCCGCTCGGTGATCGAAATGGGCGGCGATAGCGCCGAAAGCAGCGCGAGCCGGGTGACGGAAGCGTCGATTCGCGGCTTCTGGAAAGCCTACCGCAACGCAATGGGATACTGA
- a CDS encoding aromatic-ring-hydroxylating dioxygenase subunit beta: MAQDIYQLIARAQADYVRCIDDGDLAQWPDFFTDACVYRVTTADNYKRGLTGSMIYAASRGMLIDRIASLRGANIYERHSYRHLLGQPSVISANEREARSETSFMVARIMRDGSTSLFATGRYCDVYAVEESGVRLRERIVVCDSSRIDTLLALPL; this comes from the coding sequence ATGGCGCAAGACATCTATCAACTGATTGCTCGCGCGCAGGCCGACTACGTGCGCTGCATCGACGACGGCGATCTCGCGCAATGGCCGGACTTCTTCACCGATGCCTGCGTCTACAGGGTGACGACCGCCGACAATTACAAGCGCGGCCTCACGGGCAGCATGATCTACGCGGCTTCGCGCGGCATGCTGATCGACCGGATTGCTTCGCTGCGCGGCGCCAACATTTACGAGCGCCACAGTTATCGGCATCTGCTTGGACAACCCAGCGTTATCAGCGCGAACGAACGTGAGGCGCGCAGCGAGACTTCGTTCATGGTGGCGCGGATCATGCGCGACGGCTCGACGAGCCTGTTCGCCACCGGCCGCTATTGCGACGTGTACGCCGTGGAGGAGAGCGGCGTGAGGTTGCGTGAACGGATTGTGGTGTGCGACAGCTCGCGCATCGACACGCTGCTGGCGTTGCCGCTATGA
- a CDS encoding PdxA family dehydrogenase: MSRIHDGAMTVALAIGDPNGIGPEIAVKAAAQMVREGGEHGGHAAHSQPRIVLFGDAFVIRRYARQCCPELMLRLVQPDDLPAAELNAIDMVDVASLPAEAFVPGEVAAAAGAATLAYVSAALRAARAGQVDAVIACPHSETAINTSGVRFAGYPGFVAREMGMPAEDVYLLLIGGGLRIVHATLHEGIASALARLDQRHVERAARAAVQALQLMGVAHPVVGLMGINPHAGEGGLFGREDIDITEPVARKLRDDGMTIIGPQGADLLLTNPDIDVFVAMYHDQGHIPVKLRAGRHSAALSIGAGVLFSSVGHGSGFDIAGTLLADPAPLLGAIRLVTTGTVLAPLAE; this comes from the coding sequence ATGAGCCGCATCCATGACGGCGCGATGACAGTCGCGCTGGCGATCGGCGACCCCAACGGTATCGGTCCTGAAATCGCGGTCAAGGCCGCCGCCCAGATGGTGCGCGAAGGCGGCGAGCATGGCGGGCACGCTGCGCATTCGCAGCCGCGCATCGTCCTGTTTGGCGACGCGTTTGTGATCCGGCGGTACGCACGCCAGTGTTGTCCCGAACTCATGCTTCGCCTCGTGCAACCGGACGATCTGCCTGCTGCCGAGCTCAACGCAATCGACATGGTCGACGTCGCGTCGCTGCCTGCCGAAGCGTTCGTGCCAGGCGAGGTCGCGGCCGCCGCGGGCGCGGCGACGCTCGCCTACGTCAGCGCCGCGCTTCGTGCCGCGCGCGCGGGCCAGGTGGACGCCGTGATCGCCTGTCCGCATTCGGAGACCGCGATCAATACATCGGGCGTGCGCTTCGCCGGTTATCCCGGCTTCGTGGCGCGCGAAATGGGCATGCCGGCCGAAGACGTCTATCTGCTGTTGATCGGCGGCGGCCTGCGCATCGTTCATGCGACGTTGCACGAAGGTATTGCCTCGGCACTCGCGCGGCTCGATCAGCGCCACGTCGAACGCGCCGCGCGGGCGGCGGTACAGGCGCTGCAATTGATGGGCGTCGCGCATCCCGTGGTCGGACTGATGGGCATCAATCCGCACGCGGGCGAGGGCGGTCTTTTCGGCCGCGAGGACATCGACATTACCGAGCCGGTCGCGCGCAAGTTGCGTGATGACGGTATGACAATCATCGGCCCGCAAGGCGCCGATCTATTGCTCACCAATCCCGACATCGACGTGTTTGTCGCGATGTATCACGACCAGGGCCACATTCCCGTCAAGCTGCGCGCCGGCCGCCATAGCGCCGCGCTGTCGATCGGCGCGGGCGTGCTGTTCTCGAGCGTCGGGCACGGCAGCGGTTTCGACATTGCCGGCACCTTGCTCGCGGACCCTGCACCGCTGCTCGGCGCGATCCGTCTGGTCACAACCGGAACCGTGCTCGCCCCCCTGGCTGAGTGA
- a CDS encoding 2Fe-2S iron-sulfur cluster-binding protein produces the protein MDYQISVADSDIAFHCEAGETVLDAAERSGYSVPYSCRKGVCSTCEGGVVAGAGRSSVQGDVQGPAAHVLLCCLRPSSDMTIAPRKIDKREPVVRKTLDMSVYRVTQPAADVSIVQLRLPTGVRAKFRAGQYLQIELEDGSRRNYSMANPPHESDSIQLHVRHVPGGRFSEGMLRRLDKGHKLRVELPFGEFSLQDDSTKPVILLATGTGFAPVKSIVEDAIKRRLDRPLTLYWGARRVEDLYLAELAQKWHDGGKLKFVPVLSEPNADWHGRRGFVHETVLEDLGSLGGYQVYACGNPAMTTAAHESFLKAGLPDDDFFSDAFVHTDTAPAMT, from the coding sequence TTGGACTACCAGATTTCCGTCGCGGACAGCGATATCGCTTTCCATTGCGAGGCGGGCGAAACGGTGCTCGACGCCGCCGAGCGCTCGGGCTACAGCGTGCCGTATTCGTGCCGCAAGGGCGTGTGTTCGACCTGTGAAGGCGGCGTAGTGGCCGGCGCGGGGCGCTCTTCGGTGCAGGGCGATGTGCAGGGGCCGGCGGCGCATGTGCTGCTGTGCTGCTTGCGGCCGTCTTCGGACATGACGATCGCGCCGCGCAAGATCGACAAGCGCGAGCCGGTGGTGCGCAAGACGCTCGACATGTCCGTCTACCGCGTCACGCAGCCGGCGGCCGACGTGAGCATCGTGCAACTGCGTCTACCCACCGGCGTGCGCGCGAAGTTTCGCGCTGGCCAGTATTTGCAGATCGAGCTGGAAGACGGCAGTCGTCGTAACTATTCGATGGCGAATCCGCCTCACGAAAGCGACAGCATCCAGCTTCATGTGCGCCATGTGCCGGGCGGCAGGTTCTCCGAAGGCATGCTGCGGCGCCTGGACAAAGGCCACAAGCTGCGAGTGGAGTTGCCGTTCGGAGAATTCTCGCTGCAGGACGATTCGACGAAACCCGTCATTCTGCTTGCTACCGGTACGGGCTTCGCGCCCGTCAAGTCGATCGTTGAAGACGCAATCAAACGCAGGCTCGACCGTCCGCTGACTTTGTACTGGGGCGCGCGTCGCGTTGAAGACCTGTATCTCGCCGAACTGGCGCAGAAGTGGCACGACGGCGGCAAGCTGAAGTTCGTGCCGGTGCTCTCCGAGCCGAACGCGGACTGGCACGGCCGGCGCGGGTTCGTTCACGAGACGGTGCTCGAAGATCTCGGCTCGCTCGGCGGCTATCAGGTCTACGCGTGCGGCAACCCGGCCATGACGACGGCGGCACACGAGTCATTCCTGAAAGCCGGCCTGCCCGACGACGATTTCTTCAGCGACGCCTTTGTGCACACCGACACTGCGCCAGCAATGACGTAG
- a CDS encoding MFS transporter, whose protein sequence is MASPLIDVVEVIERQKVGAGQCLVVLLCALLMFLDGFDTQAISYIVPALSKDWHLPREVLGSIFSAALVGLMVGYLAIAPLSARFGHKRMMLASSVLFALFTLLTLFATNVTELIGLRFLTGIGLGAAAPSAVALTCEFAPKRLRATFVLLVYCGFSLGFVVAGLTAGALMPAFGWKSLMLVGALAPIALTAPLAWLLPESLVVLQRRPNGDERMRAVLLGFFPRLDVPVGSRFRLEDQGEARASVTALVRGRTSAGTLLLWLIFFLNLAEFYFMQSWLPTMLTGLQYSSATVVWVTALPTIAGVLSAVPLGLAMDRVGPYVTLTVMYLAGCVFMWLVGGAFSGSVAWLMVTVFCAGFCISGGQKSVIALAAVYYPLNLRSTGVGWALGIGRLGGIAGPLSAGMLYSAHWTPAEIFRFSAWPVLIAGLAVFVMGRIYGSRPVAVEVSTPH, encoded by the coding sequence GTGGCATCCCCCCTCATCGACGTAGTCGAGGTCATCGAACGCCAGAAGGTCGGCGCAGGCCAGTGCCTCGTGGTGCTGTTATGCGCGCTACTGATGTTTCTCGACGGCTTCGACACGCAGGCCATCAGCTACATCGTGCCGGCGCTTTCAAAGGACTGGCATCTGCCGCGCGAGGTTCTCGGCTCGATCTTTTCCGCCGCGCTCGTCGGGCTGATGGTCGGCTACCTTGCGATCGCGCCGTTGTCCGCGCGCTTCGGTCATAAACGCATGATGCTGGCAAGCAGTGTGCTGTTCGCACTGTTCACGCTGCTGACGCTTTTCGCGACCAACGTCACCGAGCTGATCGGTTTGCGCTTTCTGACCGGTATCGGGCTCGGCGCCGCCGCGCCGAGCGCGGTAGCACTAACCTGCGAATTCGCGCCGAAGCGGCTGCGCGCCACCTTCGTGCTGCTCGTGTATTGCGGGTTCTCGCTCGGCTTCGTGGTGGCGGGCCTCACAGCCGGTGCACTGATGCCGGCGTTCGGCTGGAAGTCGCTGATGCTGGTGGGAGCGCTTGCGCCGATCGCGCTGACCGCGCCGCTTGCCTGGTTGTTGCCCGAATCGCTGGTGGTTCTGCAGCGGCGCCCAAACGGCGACGAGCGCATGCGCGCCGTCTTGCTGGGGTTTTTCCCGCGTCTCGACGTGCCGGTTGGCAGCAGGTTCCGTCTCGAAGACCAGGGCGAGGCGCGTGCGAGCGTCACGGCGCTTGTCAGGGGACGCACTTCGGCGGGCACGCTGTTGCTCTGGCTGATCTTTTTCCTGAACCTGGCCGAGTTCTATTTCATGCAGAGCTGGCTGCCGACCATGTTGACAGGCCTGCAGTATTCGTCGGCGACGGTCGTCTGGGTGACAGCGCTGCCGACTATCGCAGGTGTGCTCTCCGCCGTGCCGCTCGGCCTTGCGATGGACCGCGTCGGGCCGTACGTCACGCTGACCGTGATGTATCTCGCGGGCTGCGTCTTCATGTGGCTGGTGGGCGGCGCGTTCTCGGGCAGCGTCGCGTGGTTGATGGTGACGGTTTTCTGCGCCGGGTTCTGCATTAGCGGCGGACAGAAAAGCGTTATCGCGCTGGCGGCCGTGTACTACCCGCTCAACCTGCGTTCGACGGGTGTGGGCTGGGCGCTCGGCATTGGCCGCCTGGGCGGCATTGCGGGACCGTTGAGCGCGGGCATGCTGTATTCGGCGCATTGGACCCCAGCGGAGATTTTCCGTTTCTCCGCGTGGCCCGTGCTGATTGCCGGGCTCGCCGTATTCGTGATGGGGCGCATCTACGGCTCACGGCCGGTAGCCGTCGAGGTGAGCACTCCCCACTAA
- a CDS encoding porin, producing MKKTTLALLTLPLLASAAHAQSSVTLYGFVDAGLVYVNNQSGHSNVQMVTGQTNGSRWGLRGSEDLGGGLKAIFTLENGFDPSNGKLLQNGREFGRQAFVGLSSDTWGAVTLGRQYDPMTELIGGIAATSMWAWLGTHPGDFDDLNSTFRVNNAVKYLSPTFYGLQASGMFAPGGVAGNFASSRIYTLGLKYENGPLSAALAYDNINNPSVSVLDSALSPGQAGYVTPGRSPVTSGYVSANVWQIFGAAASYRIGKGMVGIVYTNARFQDIRRTASTPNTGTAAFNSYEINGRYSITPALLIGASFDYTTARDAKYEQIDFGPNYSLSKRTDLNLVGVWQHASGVDSTGRPAVAAITTLGQSSTPTQVAVKLSLRHRF from the coding sequence ATGAAAAAGACCACCCTTGCCCTGTTGACTCTGCCGCTTCTCGCGAGCGCGGCCCATGCGCAGAGTTCCGTCACGCTATACGGCTTCGTTGATGCCGGACTCGTGTATGTCAACAACCAGTCCGGGCATTCGAACGTACAGATGGTCACGGGACAAACGAACGGCAGCCGCTGGGGGCTGCGTGGCAGCGAGGATCTCGGCGGTGGCCTGAAGGCGATTTTTACGCTTGAAAACGGCTTCGATCCGTCGAACGGCAAGCTGCTGCAAAACGGCCGCGAGTTCGGGCGGCAAGCCTTTGTCGGACTGAGCAGCGACACGTGGGGCGCGGTGACGCTGGGCCGCCAGTATGATCCGATGACGGAGCTCATAGGCGGGATTGCCGCGACTTCGATGTGGGCGTGGCTCGGCACTCATCCGGGCGATTTCGACGATCTGAACTCGACCTTTCGCGTGAATAACGCGGTGAAATATCTGTCGCCGACTTTCTATGGTCTGCAAGCGAGCGGCATGTTCGCACCCGGCGGCGTGGCAGGCAACTTTGCGTCGAGCCGGATCTACACGCTTGGACTGAAGTACGAGAATGGTCCGCTGAGCGCCGCGCTGGCGTACGACAACATCAACAATCCATCCGTCTCGGTGCTCGATAGCGCGCTTTCTCCCGGTCAGGCCGGGTATGTGACGCCGGGCCGAAGCCCCGTGACCAGCGGCTACGTTTCGGCCAACGTGTGGCAAATATTCGGCGCGGCCGCTTCATACAGAATCGGCAAGGGCATGGTCGGAATCGTTTATACGAACGCACGCTTTCAGGACATTCGAAGAACCGCGTCCACGCCGAACACGGGCACGGCGGCATTTAACAGCTATGAGATCAATGGCCGATATTCGATTACGCCGGCACTGCTGATCGGTGCATCGTTCGACTACACGACAGCACGCGATGCAAAGTACGAGCAGATCGATTTCGGTCCGAACTATTCGCTCTCCAAGCGCACCGATCTGAATCTCGTCGGTGTATGGCAGCACGCATCGGGTGTCGATTCCACAGGGCGGCCGGCGGTTGCGGCGATTACCACGCTAGGGCAATCGTCGACTCCTACGCAAGTGGCTGTGAAGCTGTCGTTGCGGCATCGGTTCTGA